In Rutidosis leptorrhynchoides isolate AG116_Rl617_1_P2 chromosome 2, CSIRO_AGI_Rlap_v1, whole genome shotgun sequence, one genomic interval encodes:
- the LOC139892456 gene encoding two-component response regulator ARR5-like encodes METMSVCCDQIKSKELHVLAVDDSNIDRKVIERLLKVSSFEVTVVDSGSRALQYLGLENDQNSAQFDDLKVNLIMTDYSMPGMTGFELLKKIKNSSTLKEIPVVIMSSENILTRIDRCLEEGAEDYLLKPVKLSDVRRLKDSILKTECTEIKQIQSNKRKRNEDQLPVLPSALACGNQAVSPTASPQQRTPKLARL; translated from the exons ATGGAGACGATGAGTGTTTGTTGCGATCAGATTAAATCGAAGGAGTTACATGTTCTCGCTGTTGATGATAGTAATATCGATCGCAAAGTCATCGAACGGTTGCTTAAAGTTTCTTCATTCGAAG TTACTGTTGTTGATAGTGGAAGTAGAGCTTTACAATACCTAGGGTTAGAAAATGACCAAAATTCTGCTCAATTTGAT GATTTGAAGGTTAATTTGATAATGACTGATTATTCAATGCCTGGTATGACTGGATTTGAACTTCTTAAGAAAATCAAG AATTCTTCAACATTGAAGGAAATTCCTGTTGTTATTATGTCATCGGAGAACATCCTAACACGAATCGATCG ATGTTTGGAAGAAGGGGCGGAGGACTATTTACTAAAACCAGTAAAACTATCTGATGTTAGGCGATTAAAAGACTCGATTTTGAAAACCGAATGCACAGAGATCAAACAAATACAATCTAACAAGAGAAAAAGAAACGAAGATCAATTGCCTGTACTGCCATCAGCTCTTGCTTGTGGCAATCAAGCCGTGTCACCTACAGCTTCACCTCAACAACGCACACCAAAACTTGCTAGATTGTAG